In Sorghum bicolor cultivar BTx623 chromosome 10, Sorghum_bicolor_NCBIv3, whole genome shotgun sequence, one genomic interval encodes:
- the LOC110431099 gene encoding uncharacterized protein LOC110431099: MKQNPSPIKLREAQISPPSTGSPTPTPRRHLQPLRQPLHCRRPRLLDAHDATPRGLPNDRAAAPRGLPADRAAVPGASSTTALLPQGMYVPSQKTDDGMQEPIGYWVIPWKCRFWFS, from the exons ATGAAGCAGAACCCTAGCCCAATTAAGCTCCGGGAGGCTCAGATTTCTCCCCCAAGCACCGGttcccccacccccaccccacgCCGCCACCTCCAGCCCCTCCGGCAACCACTTCACTGCCGCCGCCCCCGCCTCCTCGACGCCCACGACGCCACCCCCAGGGGCCTCCCCAATGACCGCGCCGCTGCCCCCAGGGGCCTCCCCGCCGACCGCGCCGCCGTCCCAGGGGCCTCGTCGACGACCGCGCTCCTTCCCCAG GGGATGTATGTTCCGTCTCAGAAAACTGATGATGGGATGCAAGAACCAATAG GGTACTGGGTCATCCCATGGAAATGTCGCTTCTGGTTCTCCTGA